ATCAATACGCTGTCGGTGTCGACGGCGCGGTTACTATTCTTCATCTATGCGGCCCTGATCGGCGTATCGCTCTCGATCTTGCTGCACATGTATACCAGCTCGTCGATCGCCCGCGTCTTTTTCGTCGCGGCGGCGAGTTTCGGCGCGCTCAGCATGTTCGGCTACACGACGCGGCGCGATCTCTCCGGCCTCGGCACCTTCCTGTTCATGGGGCTGATCGGAATCATCATTGCGAGCCTGGTCAACCTGTTCCTGTCGTCGAGCACGCTCGATTGGCTGATCTCGATCGTCGGCGTCGGCGTGTTTGCCGGCCTCACGGCCTACGATACGCAGCGGATCAAGGCGATGTACGACAGCGCCGATGACCATACCTCCGCGGGGCGCAAGTCCGTCATCGGAGCGCTGTCGCTCTACCTCAATTTCCTGAACCTGTTCCTGATGCTGCTGCGTCTTGCCGGCGGCCGGCGCTAAAGACGCGGAGGGACGGCGGCTCAGGCCGCCGGCCGCTCCACGGCGCTCTCGAGGGCATCGCGCAGGATCTTTTCCTTGGTCTCGTCGAGCGAGGTCTTGAGCACGACGCCGCCGGCGTCCTTGATCTCCTTGATCACCTTGTCGGCGGTCATGTGCTTGATCAGCACGAATAGGGCCGCGTTGCCGGACTTAAGGTTGGCGGACAGGCTCTTCAT
The genomic region above belongs to Bradyrhizobium arachidis and contains:
- a CDS encoding Bax inhibitor-1/YccA family protein encodes the protein MSNLDQNLTAAQTGGTASAVDAGLHDYMLRIYGYMAGGVGLTALVAWLTYEITGPALLQSPLMWLFILAPLALVFFIGSRINTLSVSTARLLFFIYAALIGVSLSILLHMYTSSSIARVFFVAAASFGALSMFGYTTRRDLSGLGTFLFMGLIGIIIASLVNLFLSSSTLDWLISIVGVGVFAGLTAYDTQRIKAMYDSADDHTSAGRKSVIGALSLYLNFLNLFLMLLRLAGGRR